The DNA window tggcatcaaacgagatgacactcctcaaataagtaaattgcttgacggcattcagctcggttccctcgatgaccatgctcggtggtctatattcttcttggggtgcaggctgacgcAGGTCTTCAGTTTTCTTCACACTGATTTTTAGTTCGAAGAGTTGTGCTTCCTTGGAAACGTGTTGTTATGTGTTGCAGGTCTGaccgactgtgggccaggagagcacagtcatcggcgaaaagaagttcacggatgagtttttcctgtatctttgtgtgagcctgaagacgcctgaggttcaAAAGATCTCCATCAGTCCAGCAGTGAATGTAAACTCCCTCctcaaggtcttccgttgccttctGCAGCTCAGCCAGCCagtcaagagaaaaagacagccgaccgtcaagcatgcagcaccctttgcagcatcatgctgaaaaagatggtgaatagggtcagggccagcacacattggagatacggaagggactcaAGAGGTcgttgttttgcttgacttgtccgtactgattttcatgaaactgcttcaccatggccaggaacctgggtggacaTCCAAGTTTTACCAGGACTTTCCAAAGTCTATCTCTGTTCACAgtttcgaatgccttggtgaggtcgacGAAAGTGACGTatgggcctttgttttgctcaagacacttttcttgtaattgtctgagtgcaaataccatgtctgtggcgccgctgtttgctctgaaaccacactggctctctgggaggttttcttccgcaatggtaggcacaagcctgctcAAAGGTATtccagccaggatcttcccagcaatagaaaggaggctgatcccacggtagttggagcagtctgatttttctcctttgtttttgtacaaggtgatgataacggtaGCACGAacatcccgtggaatcctgccctgtcccCAGCAGGCCGTGAAACACTCCTGGAGCTTGGTGTAGAGGGCAGGGCCACCTTGTTttaaggcttcgggtggaattccaccggctctgggggctttgttgttcttcgtctagttgatggcggtcacagtttcctccagagttgggctctcacccAGTTCTTCTTtggcaggctgttgttggatgtgtttgatggcagtatcatgcactgtgcacttggtgctgaagagagtttcaaagtgctctgaccagcgttccaggactgactccttgtcggtgtgtagggtcttgccatcggtgctcctcagggggttttggaTTTGATTTGCTGGTCCATAGATAGATTTTAATGTTTCGTAGAAACTTCTTATGTGGCCAGtttcagcgtacagttgagttatTTCCACAAGTGTGATCCACCAGTCAttgtggatgttcctcagtttgcattgtagggtgctgcatgcttgacggtcggctgtctttttctcttgactGGCTGGCTGAGCCGGGTGaccctgatgagctgacctttctccttgtcattttcatcaaaccagtccctattcttcttggtgctgggtccgatgacctcgttggaagtatccaaTACAGAATTGCTCCCATTGGAGGAGAATCAAACATCGGAGACAGTGCGGATAAAAACCACGAGGTGGATTCCTAGCAGCGGGGTTCTGCGTTACGAGGAAAGTCGGGAGAGACTTGGGCTTTCCGACCTGTCTAAGAGGTGATCTTATGGACCAACAAAAGGTAGTAAATAATAGGGAGAAACTTTAACTGGTTTGAAATAAACTCTAAGGCCTCAGAATTGGGCTCCATCATGACGTCAGTGCCGGACTGACAGAAGCCCTGAAGGGAAATAATGGCGGATACGGGgaaagagccagggaatgggacttacTGGATTGCACTTCGGAAGAGCCGGCACAGACTCGTGCTGAACTATCCTATGATTTCATAGACTatcccagcacagaaggaggtcattgtgCGACAGAGGCTGAAAATCCACAGTGCGTCTTAAATGCCAAAGTACTGAGATGCACCCTCTCAAAATCATAATGCTTTCCTGTAGGAAACAAATGGAAAACAACAATCCAGTCCAAGACTTCAAAGTTACAGCCTGATCCTTTGTGGAGTATCCTAGAATCATACAATTATAGAATCTTACcctacagatggaggccattcggcccatcgtgcctgtgctgactctttaaaAGAGTTCTCCAATTTCGTCCCACATCCCAgcattttccccataaccctgtaaattagtTCTCTTCATGTACCTGCCCAATTGCCTTTTGATAGTTCCAATGGAATCAGATTGTACCATCCTTTCAGATCATCTGTTCCAGATCAGAACAAGCCTCCGGAGGCAGGAGTTTCTCTTCATTACCTTTCGAGTTCTTTAGCCAATTAtttgaaatcggtgtcctctggtgacCCACCCACTTCCCAGAGGGAGcggtttctccctacttgctctatcaaagcccctcacgATGTTGGACACCTCgatttaaatctccccttaaccttctctgctctaaggagaccaatcccagtttctccagtctctccacattactgattccctcattcctggtatcatcctgaaactctgacccctctccaaggctttgacatccttcctaaagtacggtgcccagaattggacacaatgctccaactGAGGCTTAACCAGAGAGTTGTTTgaaaaaaagaaagtcttgcattcatatagcacctttcacgagcacaggacatcccaaagcgctttatagccaataaaacaacttttgaagtgtagtcgctgttgtaatggaggaaacatggcagccaatttgtgcacagcaagatcccacaatcaggaaTGTGACATTGGCCAGATAATTCTAGATTATTGTATGAATAGTTTCCATCAAAATGAGCAATCGTGGAGCTGATTTGTGTCAGGTGACATGGGGAAACTCAGAGTCACTCCTATTGGTCTAAATAAAATAGGCCCGCCTGGCAATGAATCCATGGGTTCTGCCATTGGGTGTAAATTGTGGAGATTGGGGCTGGTTAATTGGCTCAATGTTGCTGCTTCTGGGATCATTGGTGTCAGGTGACTGCAGGTTGTGTGTATAAAAGGAGCTGGTTGGTGGATGAAGCGATGGTTGAGTTGTTTGGTATCATGGGGGATTTTGTAATGAGGGGTTTGTTCCCAGTGCTGGTGTTATTTGGAATTGTCTGTTGCTCTGATACTTGGCAACAGTTTCGAGACCAGAGGTTTCCATGGAGAAGAGTGAAAGCCACCCCTGTGCCTCAGAGAGTCCCTCCAACTGGGTCTCCCTTTGGTTCCCGTTTCCATGTGTCTGAGGGTCGAAGTGTGTCTCCACTGCAGACTGTGATggtgcagtgtggagagcagaaccTGCTGGTCAGGGTCCAGATGGATTTATTTGGAACCAGGCACCTGATTAAAGCTGCTGACCTGACCCTGGGGACAGCAGGTTGTCGGCCGACCAGGATCTACTCTCAGAACCACACTGTCCTCTTTGACTATGGGCTCCATGAGTGTGGCAGCAGATTACAGGTAATGAGTCCTTGACTCTTGCTCTAAGCTGGGTGTGTAGATTGTTGCTAACTCTTCATTCCAATACATTGTGAAATGTCATTGAGTTGTCTGTCTCCTGCATTATCAAACTTCAATCTTGTTAGTTGTGTATTGTACTTTTGTTTTATCCAGTCTCTCCTTCTTTCCCACCTTGTATTATCAGCCCAATTGGTTTTGAACCTTCTCTTTGGTCTCTTCAAGCTTTCCTGTTTTTCTTATCCTCATTAATGAGTCTTTTCAGTTCTACTGCCCCTCATTAAACTGAACTTGAATCTTCAGTTTCAGTCCAGTTTTATTTaatctggttgactcttcaatGAACGGAATGAAAAATTAGATTTGATGCCACATTTCCTGCTTTCCCTGTAACTGGATTACGTGCAGCCCTGCTTCAAGACTGGTTTATTTCTGAGCTCTAAATTGCTGTAACTTGTGGCTGTTAAGGGAATGGCCCAAAAGGACAGCTTCACTTTTATTTTGTTTAGTTCGTGTGCTCACAGTCTCTCCTTTTTACTTGTGTTAATTCTCCAGAGCAACATGCTGTACAGCCCCTCTAGCTGCTTTTAAGATTGTGCTTAAACTTCTCCTCAAATTCCATGTCCTCATCTCATTCTGATTCATTTTATGCCCAAAAAGATATCCATCCATCTTGAATATCATCCATGAGGATTTGTctgtctcgggtagagaattccaaagattcatggttTTTTGAATGAAGCTTTTTTTAATCACGGCAACTGCAAGTGACCCTGTATCTGAGTCTACACTTCTTAACTTTACTAGTCAGTTGGGGAACTGACTCagcactaccctgtcaagcccactaaGAACTGTTTTGTTAGGATCACTTCATTCTTAACTCCTGTACAGAGTATTTTCCTTTTTTGGTCTGATCTCCCTGCTTCAATATGATGTCTTTCAGATGGCTGGAGATTTCCTGGTCTACACCACCCACCTGAACCACACCCCCCAGTATCATGGATCTGTCATTGTGAGAACAAATGGAGCTGTCGTTCCCATCGAGTGTCATTATTTTAGGTCATAGATGagtgatttttattaatgaattttcaGTCCAATGCAAGTTCTCTGAAGTTGTCCTAAAATGACTCTCCTGTCCTTCCAGGAAGGGGAATGTGAGCAGTAACCCCATCAAGCCCACCTGGATCCCATTCAGCTCCACCAAGTCTGGAGAAGGGCATCTGTCATTCTCTCTGCGCCTAATGAATGGTATGTGATGGGTGGATGGGGAGTGATTTCCTGTACTCACCCACTGGGAGTTGTACCCACTGTCTCCAACCCTTGTCCTCTTGTACTTCAGATGACTGGCTTACAGAGCGCACCTCGACTGTCTACTACCTGGGTGACCTCATTCACATTGAGGCCTCTGTTTCAATGACCAACCACATGCCCCTGAAGCTCTACATTGACCACTGTGTAGCTACATTGAGCCCAGACAAGGATTCctcccagagatacagcatcattgACTATAATGGGTAAGGAGCTCTCTGCTTTCTCCAGTTGGTCCCATCTCAATGGCTTCACTTGATTCAATTCATGTCCCTTTTTTGAATCTTTCTCCAGTTGCCTCCTGGACAGCAAAGCTGAGGACTCCTTTTCAACCTTCGTGTTGCCAAGAGACGAGCGTGAGCTGGACAAGCTCCGGTTTGACCTGGATGCTTTCCGCTTCTTTGGAGATGACCGTTCCTTGGTAAGAGGAATCTGATCATTGGGTCCTCCATGTTTGGAGGGAGTGACTAAATGACTTGTGTTGAAATTTATCCCTCAGATTTTCATCACCTGTCACCTgaaagttgctgcagtggatcggAGAGATTCCATGAACAAAGCTTGTACTTTCCAGAAGATGCAGAATGTGTAAGTTCCCTTTTCTCTCCTGAGGGATGTTGTATGGAAAGGTGATGGACAACCTGGTTGAGCAACTTTCTCTTGTTTAGCTGGACCCCATTGGAGGAATCCAACAATGACATTTGTGCCTGTTGCCATGTGGGTAACTGTGGTGCCACAAGGGAGTTCCGATTTCTTTCCAGAGGAAGGAGGGATCTTGTACCTGAAGCTGGTAGGACATTGATCCTCTAGATGTGGGAGGTCTCCCTTTACCCCCTCTAACTGGCATGTTTGATATTGCAGAGAGTGAAGCTGGATTGAAGTGGGAGGGTGAGGCCTCACTTGGACCCCTGCTCATTCTGGATACTGAGGTGACTGACCTGGCAACGGAGTCCTTGAATGAGGTTGAGCGAAGGCTGCAGGCGAGGTCTCCAGGTGGTGAGTTGGCTGACTGCTAGTTTCCATTTTTCCTTCAGTGTTTCCTTCACTAACCATTGGTTTCTCATTGCTTTGTAGGTGTGAAGTCTGAGGTGGTCCTGATTGTGGCCCTGACTGTGACAGCTGTCTGTCTGATCTCTGCTTCATTGATTGCTTTGTTCCTGTACAGGAAACGCAAGCAAACTCCAGTTCTCCAATGATCAATAAAGCAATGATACTTGTATCTTTTTCTATTTATTTCGTGTAAGTCCAATGAACAACAGCCCAGTTCAGTGATACTGGAGCATTCTTCTAATTGTGAAATAGACCAATTTCTCCCGAACCTATTTCGGGTTTGGATTTGTCAAGTTGCAGCCTGACCTATAAGAAGGATTAGTGAAATGAATCCGATCTGAGCTGATTTATCTATTCAGCTGCATCTCAGTCCCATGTTGCTGAGATTTATCCACCAGTTAGAGGAGCTGTCTGGTTggccaataaaggtcaacattctgaGGTCCATGGATGTATCCTCTCCACCTGAGTTCATGTCAATGTCCCATATCCCTGTGGTTTTCTACAACCTAAGGGCATTGCTGTGCAGAGTTGAGGCTGGTTGTTAGTTTCCTTTTGGCTTTCATTGACAGCTTAGGTTTTTTTTTTCATATGGGCATTCGACTGACTGTCACTTGTGGGAAGCTACAAGCATTGGGGAGGATGAGCAGTTTAGCTGAGTTGCTTGGTCAAGTTCTCTAACTGTCAAAGCCTAATTGGATTTTGAAGTTACTACCAAGTGAGTTGTTTGGCATGTTGTCTGTGGACCTCAAAGGTTCCCTGGAAGACTGAGGCAGCCTTTTCCACTTGGATGTGGTTTTTTGGGAGATACTAAGTGTTTATATTGactgggatgtgaccagtggtgatcCCTCGGGTTCTACAGTCTGTACTGGCTAATGTTACATGAAGGAATCTTGATGtgttatatccaagtttgcaggtgaTCTCCTGTGCCAATGAGAGCAGGAAGTTCCAAAAGGGGCACTAAGTGGATGGGCAGAGTGACAACTGCAGCTGACTGAAATTCTTCACTCAAGTCTGAAGATTAAAAATTTAAGTCAAATTCTCACCAATGAGATTTGAAGGTCCAAGTCCTTTATTTTAATAAACTATAGCAAACATTTTGCTGAATATAAGCTTGTCACAAAGTGGAATGGCTGATGGTTCAGTTGCAGTGTACTTTGTCCAAACTCCAATGTTTTGGAGTACTACATAAATTTTTGGGCACTACATCTGGGAAGGATACTGCTGGATTTGGTTGGGTTGTAGCACAGGTTGACCAGGGTTAAGTTGAGGGCTAGTTGCACAAACCTGTGAAGATGATTGGAAGAATGACCTAATCAAGGGCCTGTTAAATGttagggtttgataggatagatagagattatggggaggtggtggcctcGTGGcattatcactggattagtaacctggagacccagggtatttctctggggacatggcttcaaatcccaccacagcagaaggtggaatttgaattcaattaataaatctggaattaaaaagctagtctaatgatggccatgaaaccattgtctgtttaaaaacccatctggttcactaattccctttctttttttagggaaggaaatctgctgtccttacctggtctggcctgcatgtgactccagatccacagcaatgtggttaactctaacACTCAGTGCAAGGGtgattggggatgggtaataaatgctggcctggcctggcctatgacacccacatcccgtgaaagaattaaaaaaaaaaacttcatgTGGGGTGTTAAAGGGAGCTAAACTTAATAGATTATTCAGGCGTTCTCTCTTACTCAGCCATTGTGATGTGACGTGTTTGTCAGGTTGTCTCTGTGTgactatttgagcagcaccatctttagtcctggcatccAGAAGTCGCAGTCCATGACGTTTTAgaggcatttgtgcatgtgccacagcACTGCCACCTAGTGGTAGTttttggagggccagcagctcaccaGCCGCAGTGGTGACACTGGGaggagtggtcactgctgggactgcacccggccAGGAGCAACAAGATGGAACAGGTCCCAGAACCCAGGGAAGTGGGGTCAAGCTGACCGGGGCCAGTCAGGCTGGGTGGTAAGGGGGTTGTTGGCGAGGGCAGAGTGGAGGGTGTTtcagtgggggcagccctccaccGGGTgtcccctccatgggccacagggtgcctgatcaggagggctccccataACCCAAGCCCACATGGAGGACGACAGCTTTTACTGGGTAGACTTCCCACGTGCTGGAGGGACTCCCAACCCATTGGGGCTCAGGGCAGGAATGCCATCCTCCACcattctcctcttccccccccccccccccccccccggttgaACCAGATGGAGTCGGGAACGGCGACAGGCATTCCCCGTCCCGCTTTCCCTTCCGATTCCACGACCTCCTACGAacctatgaattaggagcagaagcaggccattcagcccctcgagcctgctctgccatcaatgagatcatggatgatctgtttgtgtctgaATTCCACACTGCTTGGAAACATGTGTTTtgtgttgcaggtctgactgactgactgggggcCAGGAGAGCAAGTCATCGGCGTaaagaagttcacagatgagtttttcCTGTACCTTTGTGTGAgtctgaagacgcctgaggttggaAAGGTCTCCATCAGTCCGGCAGTGAACGTAAACTCCATCctcaaggtcttccgttgcctgctgcaccaTCATGCTGTGCAGGAAACGCGAGCAAACTCTGATCATTGTCAAATGATCAATAAAGCAATGATACTTGTATCTGGTAGCTCATTTGTCACTGGATCCTCTTAATTGACTCATTTAATGTATCTAATCACTGGTATCAGCCTGGAACGAGACTtgaggtggtgaggtagaactggatgtTATCAACATATATGTGGAAACTGACTGTCTTTagatcaccaaggggcagcatgccaATAAATAAGAGGGAGCTGATCGAACCTTGTGCCACACTGGAAAGTGTTTCTGGAGTAGCACGAGTAGATGTTCCTATGGCTCGGACTGGATTGCTAAGAATAGAAGCAGGTGACTTTAAAGCAGCTGCCCAATGAGGGAGAGGAATTGGAGAAGCAGGTTGTGGTTGCTCCTGGCAGACTGCAGCTAGGTCAGGAATGACGGAGGGATAGTTTATCACGGTTGCAACATTCCATTATGTTTTTGATGAGCCATTCTGGTGTTGCGATCGCCGTACTGCTAATTGGAGTGATGACAAACATGGGGGTCCCATTTGTCTGGAACTCAATATGGGAGGTGTCATGTTCAAGgatgttggtgatggagagagaggtagattacaaggacagaggggtcagctTGCTTGAGAAGGGGGGGGTAATGATGGCAGATGTGAAGGGGAGTGGAACAAATGAGAAGCAAGTATCAGCTAATTTAGGGGCCGAGAAGGGAAATTGGGTGGtttgcagtttagtgggaatagggttgagaagATGAGGTGGGGTGtcagacaagatgagcttggagtggCACTGAGGGAAGATAGAGGAAGATACATTTTAGGGCAGGGTGTCAGGTGATCCTTTAGCCCAGCAGGCCAAACATGTTGCTAGGAAGTAGCAGAAGCAGCTGAATGGTCTTTGTAGTTAGATGTGAGCGTGGGGttagagagtaaatctccctcgactCTGTCCCAtctaacactcccaggacaagttaGAGTGTAGATGGCATGTAACCTCTGCAGCATGAGGGAAACCCTGGTCCATACGTACAtcctagctgcatctaccctgtctatccctttgaaacttacaaaatacttaatgagatcacctctcattctttgaaatgcgagagaatacaggctcagtttccccaatctctcttcataggacagtcccatcatGCCAGGAAAAAGTGTGGGGAATTTCTGTTACACTCCCTCGATGGTAATAATatccaggtgctgtctaaccaaggttctatacaattcccacgttctattccatctgccacattcttgcccactcactaagtctgtccaaatccctttgaagccgctttgcatcttcctcacaacacacattcccacctagctttgtgtcatccgcgaacttggaaatattacatttggtccccacatccaaatcattgatatatattgtgaacagctgaggcccaagcactgatccctgcggcaccccactagtcacagcctgccaacgtgagaatgccccatttattcctactttctgttttctgcctgttaaccaatccttaatccaagccagtatattacctcctatcccatgtgctttaattttactaaccaacctcctgtgggggacttgatcaaaagccttctgcttATCCtcgtatactacgtccaccgactcccctttatcaattctgttagtaacatcctcaaaaaaactccaagaggtttgtcaaacatgatttcccattcataactccatgttgagtatgcccaatcagatcattatttccCGGTGTccctttatcacatcctttcgaaaagATTATAGCTTTTCcccaacaggtctgtaattccctgtttctctctcccttccttcttatttgctaccttccaatctgcaggaaccaatccagaatctatagaattttgaaaggtgatcaccaatgcattcactatctgaatagctacctctttcaacactctggaatgtagaatatcaggtcctgaggacttatcaaccttcagccccttaatttctccaatacaacctgcttactaatactaatttccttcaattcctcattctccctaatcccttggatctctaattccgggagatttcttgtatcttcctcagtgaagacagacacaaagtaatcatttagcttctctgccatttctctattccccattataaattctcctgactctgtctgtaatgcctatgtactgtcatgtgtattcatgtattttcccaatccacctcagccacttAGGCCCTTATTCTTCAAAAttccctttgttcaaatttaacaccctggcttcagattgaactacctcactttcaaacataatgtaatattatggtcactcatccctaaaggttcttttacaacaagattattaattagccctttctcatcacatatactagatgtaaaatagcctgttccctattcggttccacaacatactgcacCAGAAAACCATCCCTAGCACACTCCAGACACTCgacctccacagcattaatgctcattaggtttacccattcTATAGTTATTTTC is part of the Heterodontus francisci isolate sHetFra1 chromosome 48, sHetFra1.hap1, whole genome shotgun sequence genome and encodes:
- the LOC137357459 gene encoding zona pellucida sperm-binding protein 3-like, with the translated sequence MTSLEVSNTELLPLEENQTSETVRIKTTRWIPSSGVLRYEESRERLGLSDLSKRIGLHHDVSAGLTEALKGNNGGYGERAREWDLLDCTSEEPAQTRAELSYDFIDYPSTEGGHCATEAENPQCVLNAKFRDQRFPWRRVKATPVPQRVPPTGSPFGSRFHVSEGRSVSPLQTVMVQCGEQNLLVRVQMDLFGTRHLIKAADLTLGTAGCRPTRIYSQNHTVLFDYGLHECGSRLQMAGDFLVYTTHLNHTPQYHGSVIVRTNGAVVPIECHYFRKGNVSSNPIKPTWIPFSSTKSGEGHLSFSLRLMNDDWLTERTSTVYYLGDLIHIEASVSMTNHMPLKLYIDHCVATLSPDKDSSQRYSIIDYNGCLLDSKAEDSFSTFVLPRDERELDKLRFDLDAFRFFGDDRSLIFITCHLKVAAVDRRDSMNKACTFQKMQNVWTPLEESNNDICACCHVGNCGATREFRFLSRGRRDLSEAGLKWEGEASLGPLLILDTEVTDLATESLNEVERRLQARSPGGVKSEVVLIVALTVTAVCLISASLIALFLYRKRKQTPVLQ